In Acidobacteriaceae bacterium, the following are encoded in one genomic region:
- a CDS encoding VWA domain-containing protein codes for MRDICYEFARKSTAALLCALLSLPVAAFAQQAQPQQESSGFTMKISTNMVLTNVVVRDKKTGEVVKGLTASDFTITEDKKPQKISSFDFQNVDAAAVLNEKGTATGKTSVADMLNNDFASDPAALKDHRLIVMFFDMSSMQDDDIDRAVDAARNYVNKQMQPADLVAMVSMSTSLKMDQDFTSNKDALLRVLSRYNGDDDTGFANGGTTGSTDATSDDGSSFAADDSEFNSLNTDRELFAIRTIAKSLERVEQRKSMLFFSGGITRNGIENQASLRAATNAAARSNLAIYSVDTRGLQALPPVGDATKGSLRGTSAYTGAAVKSQFNSNFASQETLSNLSTDTGGKAFFDSNDFAPAFQQVQHDTEAYYILGFRSSNQKRDGSYRHLTVTVNRKDVKLEYRPGYFSPADFQHQKNEDRELALKEQMRSDYPATDVPVYLQALYLREADNRYYVPVSILIPGSAIPFVSKGNEDKATIDIMGQVRASTGSASGVDFGNVRETIKLAVDQSQQAAHKNIQYSTGFLLAPGHYHLKFVVRENQTGNMGSFETDINVPDLKKATMKLSSVVLSTQRTANNQRYSQSLLVRDGQEWVPNVSHIVRQDQHLYFLYELYNPTKPKEAATPAASPGLGRREGQAAKVLTSIEFLSNGAKVFETPTVTADRVNIPDRDAVAFQFDVPASQLKPGTYICQVNVVDDAGGTFSFPRMAVRVLPAVTTTPASAATSTPAAQ; via the coding sequence ATGCGAGATATCTGTTACGAATTCGCCCGCAAGTCCACCGCTGCGCTGCTCTGCGCGCTGCTTTCGCTGCCTGTTGCAGCCTTCGCGCAGCAAGCCCAGCCGCAGCAGGAAAGCAGTGGCTTCACCATGAAGATCAGCACCAACATGGTGCTCACCAACGTTGTCGTGCGTGACAAGAAGACCGGCGAAGTGGTGAAAGGTCTGACGGCCTCGGACTTCACGATCACCGAAGACAAGAAGCCGCAGAAGATCTCCAGCTTCGATTTTCAAAACGTCGATGCAGCCGCCGTGTTGAACGAAAAAGGTACGGCCACCGGCAAGACCAGCGTGGCCGACATGCTGAACAACGACTTCGCGTCCGATCCCGCTGCGCTCAAAGACCATCGGCTCATCGTGATGTTCTTCGACATGAGTTCCATGCAGGACGACGATATCGACCGCGCCGTCGACGCCGCACGCAACTACGTGAACAAGCAGATGCAGCCCGCCGATCTGGTTGCGATGGTTTCGATGTCCACCTCACTCAAGATGGACCAGGACTTCACCAGCAACAAGGACGCTCTGCTGCGCGTTCTTTCGCGCTACAACGGCGACGATGATACGGGCTTTGCAAACGGCGGTACCACGGGCTCCACCGATGCCACCAGCGATGATGGCTCCAGCTTCGCCGCGGACGACAGCGAGTTCAACTCCCTGAACACGGACCGCGAACTCTTCGCGATCCGCACCATCGCCAAGAGCCTTGAGCGCGTGGAGCAACGCAAGTCCATGCTCTTCTTCTCCGGCGGCATCACGCGCAACGGCATCGAGAACCAGGCCAGTCTACGCGCCGCCACCAACGCAGCCGCACGCTCGAACCTCGCGATCTACTCGGTGGACACGCGCGGTCTGCAGGCGCTGCCACCTGTCGGCGATGCGACCAAGGGCAGCCTGCGCGGCACCTCTGCGTACACCGGCGCTGCAGTCAAGAGCCAGTTCAACTCCAACTTCGCTTCACAGGAAACGCTTAGCAACCTGAGTACGGACACCGGCGGCAAAGCGTTCTTTGACTCCAACGATTTTGCACCAGCCTTCCAGCAGGTACAGCACGACACGGAGGCGTACTACATCCTCGGCTTCCGCTCCAGCAACCAGAAGCGCGATGGCAGTTATCGCCACCTCACTGTCACGGTCAACCGCAAGGACGTGAAGCTGGAGTATCGCCCGGGCTACTTCTCGCCCGCCGACTTCCAGCACCAGAAGAACGAAGATCGCGAGCTTGCGCTGAAGGAGCAGATGCGCAGCGACTACCCTGCGACCGACGTGCCCGTGTATCTGCAGGCGCTCTATCTGCGCGAGGCCGATAATCGCTACTACGTTCCCGTCAGCATCCTCATCCCGGGCTCGGCGATTCCCTTCGTCAGCAAGGGCAATGAAGACAAGGCCACGATCGACATCATGGGGCAGGTACGCGCGAGCACAGGCTCAGCATCCGGCGTCGACTTTGGCAACGTGCGCGAGACGATCAAGCTCGCCGTCGACCAGTCGCAGCAGGCCGCACACAAGAACATCCAGTACTCCACCGGCTTCCTGCTCGCGCCCGGTCACTATCACCTGAAGTTTGTGGTGCGCGAAAACCAGACCGGCAACATGGGTTCGTTTGAAACGGACATCAATGTACCCGATCTGAAGAAGGCAACGATGAAGCTCTCATCGGTCGTCCTCAGCACGCAGCGTACAGCGAACAACCAGCGCTACTCGCAGTCACTGCTCGTGCGCGACGGGCAGGAGTGGGTGCCGAACGTCTCGCACATCGTGCGCCAGGACCAGCACCTATACTTCCTCTACGAGCTCTACAACCCCACCAAGCCGAAGGAAGCAGCTACACCTGCGGCGTCGCCTGGGCTTGGCCGACGCGAAGGACAGGCCGCCAAGGTACTGACCTCCATCGAGTTTCTTTCCAACGGAGCGAAGGTCTTCGAAACCCCGACGGTCACTGCCGATCGCGTCAACATTCCTGACCGTGACGCGGTAGCTTTCCAGTTCGACGTGCCCGCCTCGCAGCTCAAACCCGGCACCTACATCTGCCAGGTGAACGTCGTCGACGACGCAGGTGGCACCTTCAGCTTCCCACGCATGGCCGTCCGCGTGCTGCCAGCAGTTACGACTACGCCAGCATCAGCAGCGACCAGCACTCCGGCTGCGCAGTAG